Proteins found in one Paraburkholderia caballeronis genomic segment:
- a CDS encoding S1C family serine protease yields MGSRPSFIDDLARGPSGDHSGPAPLAGGNDDILLDAYSRTVIGALERVQQAVAFVSVDRGSPTDAATRGARGGTGSGFLFTPDGYLLTNSHVVHGASALRVTLGDGSTYDASIVGDDPSTDLAVVRIGSAEPLPHAELGESAKLRVGQIAIAVGNPLGLAQTVTTGVVSALGRSLRSTSGRMIYDVIQTDAALNPGNSGGPLVNSAGQVIGVNTAIIPGAQAICFATAIDTAKWVIMQLFAHGRVRRAHIGVAGTTVPVARKTQRYFELSTTSGVRVMEVVKGSPAAQGGLRVDDTIVAIDAIAVDGVDTLQRVLDGSRIDRVVEVTVLRLTQKLVLRVTPVELAG; encoded by the coding sequence GTGGGTAGCCGTCCTTCTTTCATCGACGACCTCGCGCGCGGTCCGTCCGGCGACCACTCCGGCCCCGCTCCGCTCGCAGGCGGCAACGACGACATCCTGCTCGACGCGTACTCGCGCACCGTGATCGGCGCGCTCGAACGCGTTCAGCAGGCAGTCGCATTCGTCTCCGTAGATCGTGGTTCGCCCACTGACGCCGCAACGCGCGGCGCACGCGGCGGCACCGGCTCGGGTTTCCTGTTCACCCCCGACGGTTATCTGCTGACGAACAGTCACGTCGTGCACGGCGCGAGCGCGCTGCGCGTGACGCTCGGCGACGGCTCGACCTACGACGCGAGCATTGTCGGCGACGATCCGAGCACCGACCTCGCGGTCGTGCGGATCGGCTCCGCCGAGCCGCTGCCGCACGCGGAACTCGGCGAATCGGCGAAGCTGCGCGTCGGGCAGATCGCGATCGCGGTCGGCAATCCGCTCGGGCTCGCGCAGACGGTGACGACCGGCGTCGTGTCCGCGCTCGGCCGCTCGCTGCGTTCGACGTCGGGCCGGATGATCTACGACGTGATCCAGACCGACGCGGCGCTGAACCCCGGCAACTCCGGCGGCCCGCTCGTCAATTCGGCCGGACAGGTCATCGGCGTCAACACGGCGATCATTCCTGGCGCGCAGGCAATCTGCTTCGCGACCGCGATCGACACCGCGAAGTGGGTGATCATGCAGTTGTTCGCGCATGGCCGCGTGCGGCGTGCGCATATCGGCGTCGCGGGTACGACGGTGCCGGTCGCGCGCAAGACGCAGCGCTATTTCGAGCTTTCGACGACGAGCGGCGTGCGCGTGATGGAAGTGGTCAAGGGCAGCCCGGCCGCGCAGGGCGGCCTGCGCGTCGACGACACGATCGTCGCGATCGACGCAATTGCGGTGGACGGCGTCGATACGTTGCAGCGCGTGCTCGACGGATCGCGAATCGACCGCGTCGTCGAGGTGACGGTGCTGCGTTTGACGCAGAAGCTCGTGCTGCGGGTCACGCCGGTCGAACTGGCAGGCTAG
- a CDS encoding ecotin precursor, whose product MRKMAAVMVMVGCLGVASQADAHGRGGDVVGALVGGALIGAVVAGALNSAPAVAYQAPPVYAAPAPVYAQQQGGYCYNPYQNGYVPCAPAPVPQYGYRYGQPAGW is encoded by the coding sequence ATGCGAAAGATGGCGGCCGTAATGGTGATGGTGGGATGTCTCGGTGTGGCGAGCCAGGCGGACGCCCACGGTCGCGGCGGTGACGTGGTCGGCGCGCTGGTCGGCGGTGCGCTGATCGGCGCGGTGGTCGCGGGCGCGTTGAACAGCGCGCCGGCGGTTGCGTACCAGGCGCCGCCCGTTTATGCCGCGCCGGCTCCGGTCTATGCACAGCAACAGGGCGGATATTGCTACAACCCGTATCAGAACGGCTATGTGCCGTGCGCGCCGGCGCCGGTGCCGCAGTACGGCTACAGATACGGCCAGCCTGCGGGCTGGTGA
- the speG gene encoding spermidine N1-acetyltransferase, producing MTVEQDSRLTLRPLERHDLKFVHELNNDAKIMRYWFEEPYETFTELSQLYDRHVHDQRERRFVAIDNTGEVVGLVELIELDYIHRRGEFQIIIAPGAQGHGYATSATRLAIDYAFSVLNLRKLYLIVDRSNTAAIHVYEKCGFQHEAELIEEFFSNGDYHNALRMCLFQRDFFARRQPDGPAA from the coding sequence ATGACCGTCGAACAGGACAGCCGGCTGACGTTACGCCCGCTCGAACGCCACGATCTGAAGTTCGTCCACGAACTGAACAACGACGCGAAGATCATGCGCTACTGGTTCGAGGAGCCGTATGAGACGTTCACCGAACTGTCGCAGCTTTACGATCGCCACGTGCACGACCAGCGCGAGCGCCGCTTCGTCGCGATCGACAACACCGGTGAAGTGGTGGGGCTCGTCGAACTGATCGAACTCGATTACATCCACCGTCGCGGCGAATTCCAGATCATCATCGCGCCGGGCGCGCAGGGACACGGCTACGCGACCAGCGCGACGCGGCTCGCGATCGACTACGCGTTCTCGGTGCTGAATCTGCGCAAGCTGTATCTGATCGTCGACCGCTCGAATACCGCCGCGATCCATGTCTATGAGAAGTGCGGTTTTCAGCACGAAGCCGAACTGATCGAGGAGTTTTTCAGCAACGGCGACTATCACAACGCGTTGCGCATGTGCCTGTTCCAGCGCGACTTCTTCGCGCGCCGCCAGCCGGACGGACCGGCGGCCTGA
- a CDS encoding LysE family translocator — translation MTLAHWLPFAIASAILVAIPGPTVLLVVSYALGHGRRYALATTAGVALGDFTAMTASMLGLGVILAASATLFAALKWVGAAYLIYLGIKLWRAPVQAAETPDTSETRTSRIVAHAYAVTALNPKSIIFFVAFVPQFIDPHARALPQIVVFETTFIVFAALNAFAYAMLAAAARKAVRNARVQRIVNRTGGSLLIGAGLFAAAWKKSAA, via the coding sequence ATGACCCTTGCCCACTGGCTGCCGTTCGCGATCGCGTCGGCCATCCTCGTTGCCATTCCCGGCCCGACCGTGCTGCTCGTCGTGTCGTATGCGCTTGGCCACGGCCGCCGCTACGCGCTCGCGACGACGGCCGGCGTCGCGCTCGGCGATTTCACCGCGATGACCGCGTCGATGCTCGGCCTCGGCGTGATTCTCGCGGCGTCCGCGACGCTGTTCGCCGCGCTGAAGTGGGTCGGCGCCGCGTATCTGATCTATCTCGGCATCAAGCTGTGGCGCGCGCCGGTCCAGGCGGCCGAAACGCCGGACACGTCCGAGACGCGCACCAGCCGTATCGTCGCGCACGCATACGCGGTGACCGCGCTGAACCCGAAGAGCATCATCTTCTTCGTCGCGTTCGTGCCGCAGTTCATCGATCCGCATGCGCGCGCGCTGCCGCAGATCGTCGTGTTCGAAACGACGTTCATCGTGTTCGCGGCGCTGAACGCGTTCGCGTATGCGATGCTCGCCGCGGCGGCGCGCAAGGCGGTCCGCAACGCGCGCGTCCAGCGGATCGTGAACCGCACGGGCGGCTCGCTGCTGATCGGCGCCGGCCTGTTTGCGGCGGCGTGGAAGAAGTCGGCCGCGTAA
- the sap1 gene encoding surface attachment protein Sap1 → MKMLSGIVVALAGVVCAAAYAQDAAVKPQQTVQLKPGSYGCLSKDKLDAVSLHEKAGEAQQMQEYFTGFQCLSTPANQSFRVVRVEGHDIEFVNAANADQQGLWTSDRFIKQ, encoded by the coding sequence ATGAAAATGCTATCCGGCATTGTCGTCGCACTGGCGGGTGTCGTTTGCGCCGCCGCTTATGCGCAGGACGCCGCGGTCAAACCGCAGCAAACCGTGCAACTGAAACCCGGCTCGTATGGCTGCCTGTCGAAAGACAAGCTCGACGCGGTCAGCCTGCACGAAAAAGCCGGCGAAGCGCAGCAGATGCAGGAATACTTCACCGGCTTCCAGTGCCTGTCCACGCCGGCGAACCAGTCGTTCCGGGTCGTGCGGGTCGAAGGCCACGACATCGAGTTCGTGAACGCAGCAAACGCCGACCAGCAAGGCCTCTGGACGTCGGACCGCTTCATCAAGCAGTAG
- a CDS encoding YaeQ family protein, with translation MALKSTIYKAELQIADMDRHYYADHALTIARHPSETDERMMVRIAAFALFAGERLEFCKGLSDTDEPDLWAKDLTGAIETWIEVGQPDERRIAKASGRSNEVIVIAYGGRASDIWWQGVRSKVERLRNVTVWSLGENVAAALGALAERTMRLQCTIQDGAAWIGNASTEPVAVEWSVFKAPEKV, from the coding sequence ATGGCTCTCAAATCGACGATATACAAGGCTGAACTGCAGATCGCGGACATGGACCGGCACTACTATGCGGACCATGCGCTGACGATCGCACGCCATCCGTCCGAAACCGACGAGCGGATGATGGTCCGCATCGCCGCGTTCGCGCTGTTCGCCGGCGAGCGCCTCGAATTCTGCAAGGGGCTGTCCGACACCGACGAGCCCGACCTGTGGGCGAAAGACCTGACCGGCGCGATCGAAACGTGGATCGAAGTCGGCCAGCCCGACGAGCGGCGCATCGCGAAAGCGAGCGGCCGCTCGAACGAAGTGATCGTGATCGCATACGGCGGCCGCGCGTCGGACATCTGGTGGCAGGGGGTGCGGAGCAAGGTCGAGCGGCTGCGCAACGTGACCGTCTGGTCGCTCGGCGAGAACGTCGCCGCCGCGCTCGGCGCGCTCGCGGAGCGCACGATGCGGCTGCAATGCACGATCCAGGACGGCGCCGCGTGGATCGGCAATGCAAGCACGGAGCCGGTCGCGGTCGAGTGGAGCGTGTTCAAGGCACCCGAAAAGGTCTGA
- a CDS encoding VOC family protein gives MPFRIREIDHVVIRAADLPAMVRFYCDVLGCRVEREQRELGLVQLRAGRSLIDLIAVGAPIDRADSGPAGAGRNMDHLCLRVEPFDAAALRAHLADRCSTLGEEARRYGAEGYGPSLYLFDPEGNMIELKGPPDA, from the coding sequence ATGCCGTTCCGGATCCGCGAAATCGACCACGTGGTGATCCGCGCCGCCGACCTGCCGGCGATGGTGCGCTTCTATTGCGATGTGCTGGGCTGCCGCGTCGAGCGCGAGCAGCGCGAACTCGGCCTCGTGCAGTTGCGCGCGGGGCGTTCGCTGATCGACCTGATTGCGGTGGGTGCGCCGATCGACAGGGCCGACAGCGGCCCGGCGGGCGCCGGGCGGAACATGGACCATCTGTGTCTGCGCGTCGAGCCGTTCGACGCCGCCGCGCTGCGCGCGCATCTCGCGGATCGTTGCTCGACGCTGGGCGAAGAAGCACGGCGGTACGGCGCCGAAGGTTACGGCCCGTCGCTGTATCTGTTCGATCCGGAAGGCAACATGATCGAGCTGAAGGGGCCGCCGGACGCGTGA
- the ada gene encoding bifunctional DNA-binding transcriptional regulator/O6-methylguanine-DNA methyltransferase Ada, whose amino-acid sequence MNAAPSQTDPADPADQSRPSGWSGDAARWRAVASRDSRADGAFFYGVRTTRIFCRPSCASRMPLRENVEYFDTADDARAAGYRECKRCRPGGLPRELDVVQRACAALDADPQQRLTLAQLGDAVHMSPFHLQRLFKRVLGVSPRQYQAAKRGAALRGALEQGAAVTRASVDAGFGSSSRLYHSAPGELGMAPSAYRRKGAGRAIRYAYAPTPLGVALVAATDKGICRIAFGDDTATLIASLRADFVNAARIDEDMPTIAPFLAQIDAYLRGGRERFDLPLDVAATAFQQRVWDALQRIPYGETRSYTQIAETLGVPRAVRAVASACASNPVALAIPCHRVVQKGGSLAGYRWGLARKAALLDTEAHGFAGAQSDNTDDGADAKDTLNPARDDDRRTRPSRTRAKTADRHGDKQSDRETDTARSQEPAV is encoded by the coding sequence ATGAACGCCGCCCCGTCTCAAACCGACCCAGCCGACCCAGCCGACCAGAGCCGCCCGTCCGGCTGGTCCGGCGACGCCGCCCGCTGGCGCGCGGTGGCGTCGCGCGACTCACGCGCCGACGGCGCGTTCTTCTACGGCGTGCGCACGACCCGCATCTTCTGCCGGCCGTCGTGCGCATCGAGGATGCCCTTGCGGGAGAACGTCGAGTACTTCGACACCGCCGACGACGCGCGCGCGGCCGGCTACCGCGAATGCAAACGCTGCCGCCCCGGCGGCCTGCCGCGGGAACTGGACGTCGTGCAGCGCGCGTGCGCGGCGCTCGACGCCGATCCGCAGCAGCGCCTGACGCTCGCGCAGCTCGGCGACGCGGTCCACATGAGCCCGTTCCATTTGCAGCGCCTCTTCAAGCGCGTGCTGGGCGTGTCGCCGCGCCAGTACCAGGCCGCGAAACGGGGCGCCGCGCTGCGCGGCGCGCTGGAGCAGGGCGCGGCCGTCACCCGCGCAAGCGTCGATGCGGGGTTCGGCTCGTCGTCGCGGCTCTATCACAGCGCGCCGGGCGAACTCGGGATGGCGCCGTCCGCGTATCGCCGCAAGGGCGCGGGGCGCGCGATCCGCTACGCGTATGCGCCGACGCCGCTCGGCGTCGCGCTCGTCGCCGCGACCGACAAGGGCATCTGCCGGATCGCGTTCGGCGACGACACGGCGACGCTGATCGCGAGCCTGCGCGCCGATTTCGTGAACGCCGCGCGAATCGACGAGGACATGCCGACGATCGCGCCATTCCTCGCGCAGATCGATGCGTATCTGCGCGGCGGCCGCGAACGTTTCGACCTGCCGCTCGACGTCGCGGCCACCGCGTTCCAGCAGCGCGTGTGGGACGCGTTGCAGCGGATTCCATACGGCGAAACACGCAGCTACACGCAGATCGCCGAGACGCTCGGCGTGCCGCGCGCGGTGCGGGCGGTCGCGAGCGCATGCGCGTCGAATCCGGTCGCGCTCGCGATTCCGTGTCACCGCGTCGTGCAGAAGGGCGGGTCGCTTGCCGGCTATCGCTGGGGCCTCGCGCGCAAGGCCGCGCTGCTCGACACGGAAGCGCACGGATTCGCCGGCGCGCAGTCGGACAACACGGACGACGGCGCAGACGCGAAGGACACCCTGAATCCGGCACGCGACGACGACCGCCGGACACGTCCGAGCCGCACCCGCGCGAAAACCGCCGACCGTCATGGCGACAAGCAGAGCGATAGGGAAACGGACACAGCACGATCCCAGGAGCCCGCCGTTTGA
- a CDS encoding DNA-3-methyladenine glycosylase family protein, with product MSTVQPDRDTTAVATLELPFRAPYDWPRVLRFFAGRATPGVETVEDGSYRRAIEWNGASGTLCVSRPPRRRCLVATIEGPVSAHAQQLAAPVARMFDLNANPAAIDAHLADDAWLAPLVAAAPGLRVPGAWSAFELVVRAIVGQQVSVKAATTIIGRLVQRVGERIDGHPHASTAWRFPTPAALASADLAAIGMPGKRVAALQGFAAAVASGAVAIELTDDANATASSRANDFDAMRAALLALPGIGPWTVEYVAMRAWRDANAWPATDLVLMQAIAARDPALVRATQQRTRTDAWRPWRAYAAMHLWNEIADRAGAARGG from the coding sequence TTGAGCACCGTTCAGCCTGACCGCGACACGACCGCCGTCGCGACACTCGAACTCCCGTTTCGCGCGCCCTACGACTGGCCGCGCGTGCTGCGTTTCTTCGCCGGCCGCGCGACGCCCGGCGTCGAAACCGTCGAGGACGGCAGCTATCGCCGCGCAATCGAATGGAACGGTGCAAGCGGCACGCTCTGCGTGAGCCGGCCTCCGCGCCGCCGCTGCCTCGTCGCGACGATCGAAGGGCCGGTCAGCGCGCACGCGCAGCAACTCGCCGCGCCGGTCGCGCGCATGTTCGACCTGAACGCCAACCCCGCCGCGATCGACGCGCATCTCGCGGACGATGCGTGGCTCGCGCCGCTCGTCGCCGCGGCGCCGGGGCTGCGCGTCCCCGGCGCGTGGTCCGCGTTCGAACTGGTCGTGCGCGCGATCGTCGGCCAGCAGGTCAGCGTGAAGGCCGCGACGACGATCATCGGCCGGCTCGTGCAGCGCGTCGGCGAACGCATCGATGGTCATCCCCATGCGTCCACCGCATGGCGCTTTCCGACACCGGCCGCGCTCGCGTCGGCGGACCTCGCGGCGATCGGCATGCCCGGCAAGCGCGTCGCCGCATTGCAGGGTTTCGCGGCGGCCGTCGCGAGCGGCGCGGTCGCGATCGAACTGACCGACGACGCAAACGCAACGGCATCGTCACGCGCAAACGATTTCGACGCAATGCGCGCGGCGTTGCTCGCGTTGCCCGGCATCGGACCATGGACCGTCGAATATGTCGCGATGCGCGCATGGCGCGACGCGAACGCATGGCCCGCGACCGATCTCGTGTTGATGCAGGCGATCGCCGCGCGCGATCCCGCGCTCGTGCGCGCCACGCAGCAGCGCACGCGCACCGACGCGTGGCGTCCGTGGCGCGCGTATGCGGCGATGCATCTGTGGAACGAAATCGCGGATCGCGCGGGCGCCGCGCGAGGCGGATGA
- the gshA gene encoding glutamate--cysteine ligase, with product MPHTTSSSTNDVLQQRLSVLSAGPQRDALTRGLRGIEKESLRVTRDGRLATTSHPVALGSALTHPSLTTDYSEALLEIITSAEPDASITLDRLDELHRYVYAVLDRQNEFLWNQSMPGLLPDTDEGIPIAHYGTSNIGRLKYVYRVGLALRYGRTMQCIAGIHYNYSLDDEVWRVLHADQQSTATQTDYRSERYLALIRNFRRTNWLLMYLFGASPALDARFLRGRPNTLDTFDADTLYLPYATSLRMSDLGYSNTTGQSALHADYDTLPGYLDALAQAVSQPYPPYEAIGTHRDGEWVQINTNVLQIENEFYSTIRPKRVTYPGERPLHALGARGVQYVEVRCMDIDPFEPIGLSLETARFLDAYLLACALDDSPSLPAPAYAEANENFSVVTKEGRRPGLELKRDGRSVPMHEWADELFGKIDRTAAALDTLRGDDVHTRAVAAQRAKLADASLTPSARVLQTMRDNGQSFLQFGLAQSERHAADFLSRPLDAETTQHFEALARQSLDEQAKLERDEVGSFDAFVAAYRAYTLNRFSV from the coding sequence ATGCCACATACGACTTCCAGCAGCACGAACGACGTTCTTCAGCAGCGCCTTTCCGTGCTGAGCGCCGGGCCGCAGCGCGATGCGCTGACGCGCGGTCTGCGCGGCATCGAAAAAGAAAGCCTGCGCGTGACGCGCGACGGTCGTCTCGCGACGACGTCGCATCCGGTCGCGCTCGGCTCCGCGCTCACGCATCCGTCGCTGACGACGGACTATTCGGAAGCGCTGCTCGAAATCATTACGTCCGCAGAGCCCGACGCGTCGATCACGCTCGACCGTCTCGACGAACTGCATCGCTACGTGTACGCGGTGCTCGACAGGCAGAACGAGTTTCTGTGGAACCAGTCGATGCCGGGCCTGCTGCCCGACACCGACGAAGGCATTCCGATCGCGCATTACGGCACGTCGAACATCGGGCGTCTGAAGTACGTGTACCGCGTCGGCCTCGCGCTGCGCTACGGCCGCACGATGCAGTGCATCGCGGGCATCCACTACAACTACTCGCTCGACGACGAAGTGTGGCGCGTGCTGCACGCGGACCAGCAATCGACCGCGACGCAGACCGACTACCGGTCCGAGCGCTACCTCGCGCTGATCCGCAATTTCCGCCGCACGAACTGGCTGCTGATGTACCTGTTCGGCGCGTCGCCGGCGCTCGACGCGCGCTTCCTGCGCGGCCGGCCGAACACGCTCGATACGTTCGACGCCGACACGCTGTATCTGCCGTATGCAACGAGCCTGCGGATGAGCGATCTCGGCTACTCGAACACGACCGGCCAGTCCGCGCTGCATGCGGACTACGACACGCTGCCCGGCTATCTCGATGCGCTCGCGCAGGCAGTGAGCCAGCCGTATCCGCCGTACGAGGCGATCGGCACGCATCGCGACGGCGAGTGGGTGCAGATCAACACGAACGTGCTGCAGATCGAAAACGAGTTCTACTCGACAATCCGTCCGAAGCGCGTCACGTATCCGGGCGAACGTCCGCTGCATGCGCTCGGGGCGCGCGGCGTGCAGTACGTCGAAGTGCGCTGCATGGACATCGATCCGTTCGAGCCGATCGGCCTCTCGCTCGAAACCGCGCGTTTTCTCGACGCGTACCTGCTCGCCTGCGCGCTCGACGACAGCCCGTCGCTGCCCGCGCCGGCCTATGCGGAAGCAAACGAGAACTTCTCGGTCGTCACGAAAGAAGGCCGTCGTCCCGGACTCGAACTGAAGCGCGACGGCCGCAGCGTGCCGATGCACGAATGGGCCGACGAACTGTTCGGCAAGATCGATCGCACCGCCGCCGCGCTCGACACGCTGCGCGGCGACGACGTGCATACGCGCGCGGTCGCCGCGCAACGCGCGAAGCTCGCGGACGCATCGTTGACGCCGTCCGCGCGCGTGCTGCAAACGATGCGCGACAACGGGCAGAGCTTCCTCCAGTTCGGCCTCGCGCAAAGCGAGCGGCATGCAGCGGACTTCCTGTCGCGTCCGCTCGACGCCGAAACGACGCAGCACTTCGAGGCGCTCGCGCGCCAGTCGCTCGACGAACAGGCGAAACTCGAACGCGACGAAGTCGGCTCGTTCGACGCGTTCGTCGCCGCGTACCGCGCATATACGCTGAACCGCTTCAGCGTCTGA
- a CDS encoding DHA2 family efflux MFS transporter permease subunit yields the protein MAATVAASPAAEPAQLSGGTLALLTVGLALGTFMEVLDTSIANVAVPTISGSLGVATSEGTWVISSYSVASAIAVPLTGWLARRVGEVRLFTLSVLLFTLASAACGFAANFETLIAFRLIQGLVSGPMVPLSQTILMRSYPPAKRGLALGLWAMTVIVAPIFGPVMGGWITDNYTWPWIFYINVPIGIFSGVCAYLLLRGRETKTTKQRIDAIGLALLVIGVSCLQMMLDLGKDRDWFNSNFIVALAIIAAVSLAFMLVWEATEKEPVVDLSLFRDRNFALGALIISFGFMVFFGSVVIFPLWLQTVMGYTPGLAGLATAPVGILALVLSPLIGRNMHKLDLRMVASFAFVVFAVVSIWNSTFTLDVPFDHVILPRLVQGIGVACFFVPMTTITLSSVPDERLASASGLSNFLRTLSGAIGTAISTTFWEDDAIRHHAILAESVTQASQSTSAYSDALSSLGIAGHALTAQLNEVVTTQGYMMATNDFFRISAIAFVVLAALVWITKPKKGAGMSLGH from the coding sequence ATGGCCGCCACCGTTGCAGCGTCCCCCGCCGCCGAACCCGCCCAGTTGTCCGGCGGCACCCTCGCGTTGCTGACCGTCGGCCTCGCGCTCGGCACGTTCATGGAAGTGCTCGACACGTCGATCGCGAACGTCGCGGTGCCGACGATCTCCGGCAGCCTCGGCGTCGCGACGAGCGAGGGGACGTGGGTGATCTCGTCGTATTCGGTCGCGTCAGCGATCGCGGTGCCGCTGACCGGCTGGCTCGCGCGGCGCGTCGGCGAGGTGCGGCTTTTCACGCTGTCCGTGCTGCTGTTCACGCTCGCGTCGGCCGCCTGCGGGTTCGCGGCGAACTTCGAGACGCTGATCGCGTTCCGGCTGATCCAGGGGCTCGTATCCGGCCCGATGGTGCCGCTGTCGCAGACGATCCTGATGCGCTCGTATCCGCCCGCGAAACGCGGCCTCGCGCTCGGCTTATGGGCGATGACGGTGATCGTCGCGCCGATCTTCGGCCCGGTGATGGGCGGCTGGATCACCGACAACTACACGTGGCCGTGGATCTTCTACATCAACGTGCCGATCGGCATCTTCTCCGGCGTGTGCGCGTATCTGCTGCTGCGCGGCCGCGAGACGAAGACGACGAAGCAGCGCATCGACGCGATCGGCCTCGCGCTGCTCGTCATCGGCGTGTCGTGCCTGCAGATGATGCTCGACCTCGGCAAGGACCGCGACTGGTTCAATTCGAACTTCATCGTCGCGCTCGCGATCATCGCCGCGGTGTCGCTTGCGTTCATGCTCGTGTGGGAGGCGACCGAGAAGGAGCCGGTCGTCGATCTGTCGCTGTTCCGCGACCGCAACTTCGCGCTCGGCGCGTTGATTATCTCGTTCGGCTTCATGGTGTTTTTCGGTTCGGTCGTGATCTTCCCGTTATGGCTGCAAACCGTGATGGGCTACACGCCGGGCCTCGCCGGCCTCGCGACCGCGCCGGTCGGGATCCTCGCGCTGGTGCTGTCGCCGCTGATCGGCCGCAACATGCACAAGCTCGATCTGCGGATGGTCGCGAGTTTCGCGTTCGTCGTGTTCGCGGTCGTGTCGATCTGGAATTCGACGTTCACGCTGGACGTGCCGTTCGATCACGTGATCCTGCCGCGTCTCGTGCAGGGGATCGGCGTCGCGTGCTTCTTCGTGCCGATGACGACGATCACGCTGTCGAGCGTGCCGGACGAACGGCTCGCGAGCGCATCGGGGCTGTCGAACTTCCTGCGCACGCTGTCCGGCGCGATCGGCACCGCGATCAGCACGACGTTCTGGGAGGACGACGCGATCCGCCATCATGCGATCCTCGCGGAGTCGGTCACGCAGGCGTCGCAGAGCACGTCCGCGTACAGCGACGCGTTGTCGAGTCTCGGCATCGCCGGACACGCGTTGACCGCGCAGTTGAACGAGGTCGTCACGACCCAGGGTTACATGATGGCGACCAACGATTTCTTCCGAATCTCGGCGATTGCGTTCGTCGTGCTCGCGGCGCTCGTGTGGATCACGAAGCCGAAGAAAGGCGCGGGGATGTCGCTCGGCCATTGA
- a CDS encoding MarR family winged helix-turn-helix transcriptional regulator: protein MSEGSPVSGAIGVESSLGYFLSTARNVLAARMDRAVAPLGLTSSQIGVILLLWFGRARTPFEMSRALSYDTGSMTRMLDRLEKKGFVDRQRSSADRRVVELALTAQGQDAARQLPALIDAVLREQLHGFSADDVATLVRLLQRFIANDPATDAICTGAGGCPQAQPGNNGSP from the coding sequence ATGAGCGAAGGTTCGCCGGTTTCGGGCGCCATCGGGGTCGAATCGAGCCTCGGATATTTCCTGTCGACGGCGCGCAACGTGCTGGCCGCGCGGATGGATCGCGCGGTGGCGCCGCTCGGGCTCACGTCGTCGCAGATCGGCGTGATCCTGCTGCTGTGGTTCGGCCGCGCGCGCACGCCGTTCGAGATGTCGCGCGCGCTGTCGTACGACACCGGCTCGATGACGCGGATGCTCGACCGCCTTGAAAAGAAAGGCTTCGTGGACCGGCAGCGCAGCAGCGCGGACCGTCGCGTCGTCGAACTCGCGCTGACGGCGCAAGGCCAGGACGCCGCGCGGCAACTGCCGGCGCTGATCGACGCGGTGTTGCGCGAGCAGTTGCACGGCTTCTCGGCCGATGACGTCGCGACGCTGGTGCGGCTGCTGCAACGCTTTATCGCGAACGACCCGGCGACCGACGCGATCTGCACCGGCGCCGGCGGCTGCCCGCAGGCGCAGCCTGGGAATAACGGAAGCCCCTGA